The genomic window CAACATTTGGCACCAGTGGGGGAGTATGCCCCTACGGAGGTCAAGCCTTCTTCTCCTGCACTTTTGTGTTACGGCCTGGTACGGCGCGGGCCGCACTAAAGACGCTAGCGAGGTGGCGCGTTGAGAGGCAAAATGACCGTTATTGGGCGGCGTCCCTTGTTTTCGTACGGTGTGTTACGGCGTGTTGTTGCGGTAATGTTGCGGTGTCTTGCGCAGTGTCACGGCGGTGGCGCGGTGTTTGCGGCTTTTTATGGCGCGGTTTCATACGGCATGGCACGGCCTATTGCGGGTGGTTGCGGTGTGTCGCGGGCAGCTTGCGGTGTTGTTTCGGGTAGCTTGCGGTATTGTTGCGGAGTGAGCGCACATGTGCACGAGACACGACGTGGAACGATGCATGATTGTTGCACATGCACCGTTCCAAACCGTGTCGGATATGAACCAAGGGTATATATAGAGGTCTGGCAAGCACATGCCTCATTCTTTTGCCAGCCAGCATACAGTATGGACATCCAGAGCCTCTCACCCCAGGAGACCCAGAGAATTTTGGCAGCTGTACTCTGTATTTGTGCAGTCCAGGTCGTCTACgagtggagaagaagaagacgtacTGCAGTGCCACACCCACCAGAACGATTGCGAAGAAAGGACGGCAGGGCAGGGCGGTTATGGAGTCGGGAGTGGCTGACACGGCGACAATTATATGGAAACTACGACCAGCTGCTACAAGAATTGAACAAAGAGGACCCCGAAGGACACAAGAATTTCCTACGCATCTACCCAGAATTGTTCCTGGAGATGGTTGAGAGGCTGACGCCCATTTTGAAGAAGGAGGACACTAGAATGCGGAATGCACAAGAGGAGGGACTTAAGTTGGCGGTCACCCTCCGGCACCTGGCAACTGGGAACGACTATCCAAGTCTCCAATACAGCTTCATAGTCTCCAAGGCTTCCATATGCCGGTTTATCCCGATAGTCTGCGATGCCATTATCGACAGCTACAAACCAGAAGTGATGAAGTGCCCCAAGGCACCAGAAGAATGGAAGAACGTAGCACAACGATTCGCCTCAAAGTGGAACTACTTCAATTGTGTGGGAGCCCTGGATGGGAAGCAGGTCGCAATCAAGAAACCCAGAGGTGGAGGCTCACTGTACTTCAATTACAAAACGTTTCACAGCATCGTCCTCATGGCCCTCTCCGATGCAAATTACAAGTTCTTGTACATCGACGTCGGTACAGAAGGAGGCGCTGGGGATGGAGGTGCCTGGCAGATGTGCACCCTGGCCAGGGCCATTAATAACAACCGtgcacacttccctcatgacacaaCTCTGCCCAACGACGACGAACCCATCCCCTACCACATAGTCGCCGACGATGCCTTCGCTCTCAAGACGTGGACGATGAAACCCTACTCCCACCAATCACAAGATCCCACCGAACGACTATACAGCTACAGACTATCTCGCGCTCGTCGTGTGGTGGAAAACGCATTCGGGCTGCTACAGATGAGATGGCGAATCTTCGGAAGGACGATGCAACAAGATGTCCCTGTTTGCAAGAAGCTAacgatgtgtgcatgtgtcatgCATAACCTGACACTGCAACACTACCCAATTGATCGCACCGTTGTCGACCATGAGGACCAACAACATGATGTCGTCCCTGGTACTTGGAGGGAGGAGTCACTGAACCTCATGGTACAACTCATGGCAAGAAGGGGACTGAACTACACACGGCGAGCGAAGGCAGTCAGAGATTACCTGGCCCAGTATTACTCATCGGATGCAGGCGCAGTGGAATGGCAAGAGCGAATGGTgtttcctcgaggacgacctcctcctgacaactagaggacacacacacaaatatatataacccaacccaaccagtgAATGTACATAATTGTAAATAAAGTTCATGATGTACTTAACATTGTTTGATACTCCCATATTTGTGTATTGTCTGATAGCCATATTAATGTGATAGAGATTATTTGATGGATGATTGGGACTTATATGAAATGGTGTTGGAAGATATTGAACTGAAACTTAACAGGAATGAGAAAGAAACATGTAAAAGCATATTGGTcataacataaatacagtatttaaagttcatatTCTGACGCCAAATACCCCTCGATGGTTGGTGCACTTATAATAaactaaaaatacataaaaagcatattgggaagaacatataaaagttttaaataattaaagttcACACTCTGGCGCCAAAATCCTCTTGATGGTTGGTGCGTGAATGCATATGCTTAATATAGTTCAGTGGTACAATGTCTAGGATTTTAAAGTACTATTGTCTAACATGATGTATTTGCATATAGAGAGGAGATAAAATTAGTGGACCTGTAATTGAGTTGTACCTACTCGGTTGGAGTAGGAGATGAACCACACAGGTACGTAGTCACAAACAGGTCAAGCCGACATGCTGAGATGTGACTACACACAGGACACCGCGGCTCCAGTGAACCAACAATAGAGAGATTAGCGGCTGAATACCATACAGGTCTCAAACAGGTCGAGCTGACATTGTGAGATGTGACTACACACAGGACACCTCGGCTACAGTGAACCAACTATCGAGAGATTAGGGAGTTTACATGGGTTTCATATATACCGACAATCTACTGTGCGTTCTGATTGTGAATGTTGGATAGTCTATAAATAggatatcaatatcattagtatGTATTCATGTTCATTATATCATGCTTTCATTATTATATGTGTGTTCTGTCCCTTCTAGTTATTATATCATTTTATTGACCTAtttacttgtctgtctgtctgtctgtctgtctgtctttattcatgttATTGTTAAAGATGTGTTCTCATTTCAAATTATTTCATAGTTCATATATGTTATCTTAAAAAATCCAATGAGTTGATAATTCATGTTTATAATTTATTTTCAAGTtatattgtatttcatatatttcatagttAATATTTGTGctattatatttcatattatattttCAGATGATTTAAAGTAATTCTATagtttcattttatttcttatttcatctttctGATATCATATTATTTCCTGTTATCTTTTTGGCCATGTTATTTCATTCTTCAGGTTCATAGGTCAGAAGCATATCAGCATATATTTGgttataacataaaaaaaaagcatcaaaaaagggaaatagaaatGCAAGTAAATATTTTAACATTCACAAATTCTATAAAGTTAGTTGGGTTTACAAAATCAACATACATttcattattataaatatatgtgtttgtgtttgtgttgatgtagTACGTGTTTCACTGTGTGGTGTCGTTCTTCTCGTCATCCTTCCAATGAGGGGAGACGGGCAGACTGCAGGAAGTGATGAATTTTGAGGCAGTTGTCTTTGGTGTATTCAGACTTGCGTCATGGGTAGGGGGTGGCGCCTCAGGGGTAGCGGGCATGTCCAACATGTTGGTGAGGCTATGCACAAGTGGCGACAGCCCAGTCGATGTGTTGGGGAGATTGACTGGTGTGGACCGCCCACTGAAGAAGGAAGGTGTCGGCAGCTGTGTCGGCTGtgtatactgctgctgctgctgtgggtggTGTTGTTGAGGGATGTATGGGTAGTATATTTGTTGCGGCTGGGGTTGAGGCGAGATCCACTGCTGTTGTGATGGTGTAGGAATCGGTTGGGGAGCTAAAGCCACTGGTTCCGTCTGCGTCCCTTTGGGTGTTTGATTTTGCGGCAAGTTTATGGGCATCCCCCGAGCCAAAGCTGCTTTCTCCgtggcattttcttctttgggGCCCGCCAATTTGTGAATcgtagtgatgactgtgttgaaGAAGGGCTGCTGGTATTCTTCTGGCACGAACTCGAGGTGTTCTCTGATGTATTGGACGAAGACGTTGATGGTACGCTGTTTCTTGCTTTGCCCTTCAGGTATCAGTTGGTTCATTCGATCCATAATTCTGCTGAGTTGCGAGTGGACTGCTTCTTCAGCCGAATCAGGTGTGCCAACACGTCGCTCCCCTCTCTCGGTCCTCCTCTGCTTCAGCAGCCGCTTCCTCCGCTGAATCGAAGTTACAGAGAGGCCCGACATGTCACCACTGGATGATTCTCCTCCACCTATTTCCATTGTTGGTGTGGCGACGTCAGGTGCAGGTGAGAACCGCTCGCTTGGTATTGTCGGTTCGTGGGTGATGTGACCACCCAGGAATCCCCACATTGACATAACTTCATCCTCCCGTGTTGTCCGTTGTCGTGCTGCCGCCCCGCTCTTGTTCTCCTTCTCTATTTTTCCGAAGTCGGTTCGCCGTGCCTCGAAATACTTGTGTACTTGCTGGAAGGTGCAATTTTCGAATCCCCGTGCCAGTTCCCTCCATAGTTCCTCCTTCGCCCTTGGATTCGACCATTGCTTGTCCCGCTTGTCGTATAAAGTAGGGTGCTCCTTGACGAATTCGGCGATCTGCTCCTTCTGCTCTTGTGTGAACTTGTAGTCTGAAATTTCCTTCTTGCTGGGGCGGTATCGTTTCTTGGGCTGCACGATACCACTCAGGCCTGCGATGTCCTGGTACTCGATGTTGGATAGGCTGACCTCAAGGGGCAGCTCTTCCACGGGTTCAGACCTCTCCTCCGGTTCTGCAGGCTGGGTGTCCTGGGTGGCCTGGGACCCCTGGGTAGGCATAGGGGTGGTCTTCCTACGAGGCATCTGGGTGGTAAAGTGGAGCGAGAGTGGCTGGTAAAGTGTGTCGTCTGGCTGTCAGAGCGCGAATGATGCCCCGTTTTCAGTCCGGACCCTTTTGTACACCTCCCCAGGCGGCACGCGGTAACTTTCCCTACAATCCCCTAGGAAGGCGCCGCACGGACCCCGCACGGACCCCGCACGCACGCCGCATGCCCCGCaagatgtatgaatcatgtatgaaGACGTTGTAACACTCTCGCACGGGCGCCGCAAGACGCCGTACCAGCACGCCGTAACACTCCCGTACGGATAGCATGAAGCCGCTCAAGGCCGTACGTGGCACGGTGTGGCGCGGAACCGTGCGGACCCGGGCGGTTTCTTGCGGTGTTTGTTTAGGCGCCGCGCCACGCCGCTTACGGTTTCGTGCGGCGTCATCAAGCCGCACGGTGCCGCTCGaaaatttgaaatgttttaaaatCTGAGCGGCGCCGTACGGATTTGGCGCGCCGCAACAGATGCCGCCAGTGTCATGGGCACGCTTTGCTGCGACTTTAGGGCGACATTGgtgcggcccacgccgtaccaggTCGTAACACAAAAGTGCGTAAGAGTAAACCTActtatagatatgtcttctataaagtttGTATACATGTTCTCCttcgggtcgatacctaacgctttcgtattaatcatttgtaagtgaccaagcattacaaagctgtgtcacttcccacactcggtttcattaatcattctaactatatttgtttcatcatggatttgatccttacaagagatatttatgtttgtaattttctttatcatatcattagtcagttgaattgcacaatacgcttgtcaacctggccagtctactgttttggtcatgagatattattcacaaggtgtaacaggactccatcagTCAGCTGTGTCACTACCAGTGACAAGtcgtccttagcaaggctgtgtcatcctcaaaggacggagagaaatagtacagtctcgtcggaattcttcttgctcaaaggtgtccatcatcccctgctcctgtgtagagtgcagcagccacgaaggttaggagcgccatcaaaggtgtgctggtgatgtgtggtaataataataatactgttcacactatcaccaacaaccatttctcaggtttttctatcttacttgtcgtcactgatgactttcttggatgtacatctttctatattaggttgttccatctgttcacacaataatacgttgaaaggattgttagctgacttaaaaatagaatatataaaggattcattactgactcaccttccatatgtcgctgtacgtttgaatccaccaaacagggtgagagcgtgtacggtcttagaattatcttgaacctctgggaaaactcTTCAAGATtcaattgatggttataacatgacctttaccgcaggtatgacccttgcaatcaaaaggagtgaaaaccttacttatatgggccaaatatttagtgagcgtgtgtatgaccttacaaatatcttcaacacgtgaaggtgttcaagtatttttggttgaggatcatgactaacttgttgactttattaaccctggcagtggatgagccacaagcccaaataaccaaccaacctggcgattattttagatgtcttgcttgactgacaatgtagcacctgggctgagcccaaggacttgttaccctcctcctttcagtctgcttttctatctcttcctcacaacactcccgaaaaccctccaacaaactccaccacactccccctcctgccaaacccttccctctacgtagtcagtaatgaagacagacattcatagcttcatatgcagctacctgctggacctggacgatcattttatgttgaacttatggttcacattctggcttcatgaccacaagctgatagcccttaaatccaacaacatatatacatcctgttatacaact from Panulirus ornatus isolate Po-2019 chromosome 58, ASM3632096v1, whole genome shotgun sequence includes these protein-coding regions:
- the LOC139766726 gene encoding putative nuclease HARBI1, with protein sequence MDIQSLSPQETQRILAAVLCICAVQVVYEWRRRRRTAVPHPPERLRRKDGRAGRLWSREWLTRRQLYGNYDQLLQELNKEDPEGHKNFLRIYPELFLEMVERLTPILKKEDTRMRNAQEEGLKLAVTLRHLATGNDYPSLQYSFIVSKASICRFIPIVCDAIIDSYKPEVMKCPKAPEEWKNVAQRFASKWNYFNCVGALDGKQVAIKKPRGGGSLYFNYKTFHSIVLMALSDANYKFLYIDVGTEGGAGDGGAWQMCTLARAINNNRAHFPHDTTLPNDDEPIPYHIVADDAFALKTWTMKPYSHQSQDPTERLYSYRLSRARRVVENAFGLLQMRWRIFGRTMQQDVPVCKKLTMCACVMHNLTLQHYPIDRTVVDHEDQQHDVVPGTWREESLNLMVQLMARRGLNYTRRAKAVRDYLAQYYSSDAGAVEWQERMMI